One region of Jonesiaceae bacterium BS-20 genomic DNA includes:
- a CDS encoding 5-formyltetrahydrofolate cyclo-ligase codes for MSGIKQPYPVELHFEIEDAKNSLRSAIRAGRKARSERLRLEAAQEFARVVLSIPEVRAAKTVGLYVSRPSEPGTGPLLELLSAMDKQILLPVLGAGLKRDWAPYIDLDDLQERAPGRPPEPSSEGLGADGLVLADVVIAPALAVDTRGHRLGQGGGWYDRALAFVRPGIKVIALCYPEEVYDGLVRPLPTEDHDLPVDAVATTTNWQWLPSIGV; via the coding sequence ATGAGCGGGATCAAACAGCCCTACCCAGTTGAACTTCATTTTGAGATTGAGGATGCCAAGAACTCCCTACGTTCTGCCATCCGTGCCGGCCGCAAGGCGCGCAGCGAGCGATTACGGTTAGAAGCCGCCCAGGAATTTGCCCGGGTTGTGCTCAGCATCCCGGAGGTCCGGGCCGCTAAAACCGTTGGCTTGTACGTGTCTCGACCTTCCGAACCCGGGACCGGACCGCTACTCGAGTTGCTGAGCGCAATGGACAAGCAAATTCTGCTGCCCGTTCTTGGTGCCGGCCTCAAGCGTGACTGGGCCCCTTACATTGACCTAGATGACCTCCAGGAACGCGCCCCCGGTCGTCCACCAGAACCCTCGAGTGAGGGATTAGGTGCTGACGGCTTAGTGTTGGCTGACGTGGTCATTGCTCCTGCTCTGGCCGTTGACACCCGCGGCCACCGCCTGGGACAAGGTGGCGGCTGGTATGACCGGGCTTTGGCATTTGTGCGTCCGGGAATCAAGGTTATTGCGCTGTGTTACCCCGAGGAAGTTTATGACGGTCTGGTCCGCCCCTTGCCCACTGAAGATCATGATCTACCCGTAGACGCAGTGGCAACCACCACTAACTGGCAGTGGTTGCCGTCAATCGGCGTATAA
- a CDS encoding aldehyde dehydrogenase family protein: protein MTDSTKVTNPNALDEQTLRDTGQITQIAAAMRASFDAGVTKPLAWRLVQLDGLDRMLVENEGAFADALLADLGKDPAEAYITESSFVRAELKLIRGKLKQWLQPKMVKPSLAVLPATAYTVLEPLGAVLIIAPWNYPVQLLLAPAIGALAAGNSVVLKPSELAPATSALIARLVPLYLDPSAVAVVEGGIPQTTALLEQRWDHIFYTGNGTVARIVMTAAAKHLTPVTLELGGKSPTFVDDSADLKVAAQRIAWGKFTNAGQTCVAPDYVMATPGVAERLQPLIAEAITEMYGADPKAGPYGRIINHNHFDRLAALVANPANGKVATGGDFDRAAKYLAPTVMADVKFNAPIMEQEIFGPVLPVVTVADSKEAIAFINSGDKPLALYVFSERKEVRRAFLNQTSSGAVTFNLPLAHLAIPDLPFGGVGESGMGAYHGKRSLEIFSHEKAVVSKPTVPDTLGLVYPPYSDQQISLLRKVLG from the coding sequence ATGACTGATTCCACTAAGGTCACCAATCCCAACGCGCTCGACGAGCAAACGCTCCGGGATACGGGACAGATCACGCAAATTGCGGCTGCCATGCGCGCGTCTTTTGACGCCGGGGTAACCAAGCCACTTGCCTGGCGGCTGGTGCAGTTGGACGGTTTGGACCGCATGTTGGTTGAAAATGAGGGGGCATTTGCGGATGCGCTTCTGGCCGATCTGGGTAAGGATCCGGCTGAGGCGTACATTACCGAGTCCTCGTTTGTGCGGGCCGAGCTCAAGCTGATTCGAGGCAAACTCAAGCAGTGGTTGCAACCAAAGATGGTGAAACCTTCGCTTGCTGTCTTACCAGCCACCGCCTATACGGTCTTGGAACCCCTGGGTGCGGTCCTGATTATTGCGCCGTGGAACTATCCGGTTCAGCTCCTACTCGCGCCGGCAATTGGCGCTTTGGCAGCAGGAAACTCCGTAGTGCTGAAGCCAAGTGAGCTGGCTCCGGCTACGTCCGCACTCATCGCACGGTTGGTGCCGTTGTATCTCGATCCAAGTGCGGTCGCCGTGGTTGAGGGTGGTATTCCACAAACAACAGCGCTGTTAGAACAGCGATGGGACCACATTTTCTACACGGGCAATGGCACGGTGGCTCGTATTGTTATGACCGCGGCCGCCAAGCACCTGACCCCGGTAACCCTAGAATTGGGCGGAAAGTCACCCACGTTTGTTGATGACTCAGCTGATCTCAAGGTTGCGGCCCAGCGCATCGCGTGGGGAAAGTTCACTAACGCTGGGCAAACCTGTGTGGCCCCGGATTATGTGATGGCAACACCGGGTGTGGCCGAGCGCCTGCAACCGTTGATTGCCGAGGCCATCACCGAGATGTACGGGGCGGATCCAAAAGCAGGTCCCTACGGGCGGATCATCAACCACAATCACTTTGATCGCTTGGCTGCCTTGGTAGCGAACCCAGCCAATGGGAAAGTGGCCACCGGGGGAGACTTTGACCGGGCGGCCAAGTACCTCGCGCCGACCGTCATGGCTGACGTCAAATTTAATGCCCCCATCATGGAACAAGAGATTTTTGGACCGGTTTTGCCCGTGGTGACCGTGGCGGACAGCAAAGAGGCGATCGCTTTCATCAATTCCGGAGACAAGCCTTTGGCTCTCTACGTGTTTAGTGAACGCAAAGAAGTGCGCCGTGCATTCTTGAACCAAACCAGCTCGGGTGCCGTTACGTTTAATCTGCCCTTGGCTCACCTAGCAATCCCTGATCTGCCCTTTGGTGGGGTGGGGGAAAGCGGCATGGGCGCCTATCACGGCAAGCGTTCCCTTGAAATCTTTAGTCATGAAAAGGCCGTGGTTTCCAAACCAACGGTGCCCGATACTCTGGGTTTGGTCTACCCACCGTATTCCGACCAGCAGATTAGCCTCCTGCGCAAGGTCCTAGGTTAA
- a CDS encoding SDR family oxidoreductase has protein sequence MHLAGKTILITGAGSGIGRLLALSSAQRGAQVIIWDRADSGQDVCDELRAADHLAHFYRVDITNSDAVATAAVRVLEDVGPVDILVNNAGVVSGRPLLELDSQAVRTTFEVNTLALFWTTQAFLPAMIARQRGLVVTVASAAGMVGVARQTDYSASKFAAVGFTEALRSELRAAKTGVQTLTVCPYYIHTGMFDGVKSRFPLLLPIMEPQPVVDRILRAIETGKKQLVLPPAVHMVKLARLLPVSATDKILDILGLNKGMDAFTGRPGDRIENRSAVSSNSSAVSTNHHGSPQAEVPHD, from the coding sequence ATGCATCTTGCAGGCAAGACGATCTTAATTACGGGTGCGGGCAGCGGGATTGGCCGGCTGCTGGCACTGAGTTCCGCGCAGCGAGGTGCCCAAGTTATTATTTGGGACCGGGCGGACTCCGGGCAGGATGTCTGTGATGAACTGCGCGCGGCCGATCATTTGGCGCACTTTTACCGCGTGGATATTACCAATTCCGATGCCGTAGCAACGGCCGCAGTCCGGGTACTTGAAGACGTGGGACCGGTCGATATTTTAGTCAACAACGCCGGCGTTGTTTCTGGACGGCCGCTGTTGGAACTGGATTCTCAAGCGGTGCGGACCACCTTTGAGGTCAATACGCTCGCACTGTTTTGGACTACGCAGGCATTCCTTCCGGCAATGATTGCCCGGCAACGAGGTCTTGTGGTGACGGTAGCGAGCGCCGCCGGAATGGTGGGGGTAGCCCGGCAGACCGATTACTCAGCATCAAAATTTGCTGCGGTTGGGTTCACCGAGGCGTTGCGCTCCGAGCTGCGAGCAGCAAAGACCGGGGTGCAGACGCTGACTGTCTGCCCGTATTACATTCACACGGGCATGTTTGACGGTGTAAAGTCACGCTTCCCGCTGCTGCTCCCAATCATGGAACCCCAACCCGTAGTGGACCGGATCCTGCGGGCAATTGAAACGGGGAAGAAGCAATTGGTCCTGCCACCGGCCGTGCACATGGTCAAGCTGGCCCGGTTACTGCCGGTATCCGCGACAGACAAGATCCTCGATATCTTGGGGCTCAATAAGGGCATGGACGCATTTACCGGGCGCCCCGGGGACCGGATCGAAAACCGCAGCGCGGTATCCTCAAACAGCAGTGCTGTATCCACCAACCACCACGGAAGCCCTCAGGCGGAGGTACCCCATGACTGA
- the rsmI gene encoding 16S rRNA (cytidine(1402)-2'-O)-methyltransferase: protein MTGHLILAGTPIGNVDDASLRLRTLLQEVPVIAAEDTRRLHALVARMGITTSAKVISYHEHNETARADDLLDLVEAGQDVLIVTDAGMPSVSDPGYRIVSRAIERDLPVTSAPGPSAVLTALAVSGLPTDRFCFEGFPPRKQGERTRTFAALAAEKRTLVFFESPHRIADTLAAMAQGFGLDRPAAVCRELTKTYEEVLRGPLSELAERAAGEQLRGEIAIVIAGATQSQDLTVADVVEQVTERIAQGERMKQAVAEVAELTGVSKRELYEAALAAKK, encoded by the coding sequence ATGACCGGACACCTGATTCTTGCTGGAACGCCCATTGGCAACGTTGATGATGCCTCCCTGCGCCTGCGCACACTCCTGCAGGAGGTGCCAGTGATTGCCGCGGAAGACACCCGCCGCCTGCACGCACTCGTGGCACGCATGGGAATTACCACTTCAGCCAAAGTCATTAGCTACCACGAACACAACGAGACAGCGCGCGCTGATGACCTCCTCGACTTGGTTGAGGCGGGCCAAGACGTGCTCATAGTTACCGATGCCGGTATGCCTTCCGTCTCCGACCCCGGTTACCGGATTGTTAGCCGGGCAATCGAGCGTGACCTACCGGTTACCTCGGCTCCCGGTCCCAGCGCGGTTCTCACCGCCCTAGCTGTTTCGGGGCTGCCAACCGACCGGTTCTGTTTTGAAGGGTTCCCACCGCGGAAACAGGGCGAGCGGACCAGGACATTCGCGGCGCTCGCAGCCGAGAAACGGACCCTGGTGTTCTTTGAATCACCCCACCGGATCGCTGACACGCTCGCGGCCATGGCGCAAGGATTTGGCCTTGACCGGCCTGCGGCTGTGTGCCGGGAGTTGACCAAGACGTATGAGGAGGTCCTGCGCGGTCCCCTAAGTGAACTTGCCGAGCGCGCGGCAGGCGAGCAACTGCGCGGGGAAATCGCGATTGTCATTGCGGGGGCTACCCAATCTCAAGACCTGACCGTCGCAGACGTTGTTGAGCAGGTAACGGAGCGCATAGCTCAGGGCGAACGCATGAAACAGGCCGTGGCTGAGGTTGCCGAGCTCACGGGTGTTTCCAAACGAGAGCTTTACGAGGCCGCGCTCGCGGCCAAGAAATAA
- a CDS encoding FmdB family zinc ribbon protein, whose translation MPTYAYRCSVCGHSFDVHQSFSDAALTQCPQCAGLLRKVFSTPAVTFKGSGFYLNDSKSGSSTAS comes from the coding sequence GTGCCAACGTACGCCTACCGCTGTTCGGTCTGCGGTCACAGTTTTGATGTGCATCAGTCATTTTCCGATGCCGCACTGACGCAGTGCCCCCAGTGTGCGGGTTTGCTCCGCAAGGTTTTTTCCACCCCTGCAGTTACGTTTAAGGGTTCTGGTTTTTACCTCAATGACTCCAAGAGTGGTTCTTCAACCGCTTCGTAA
- the glp gene encoding gephyrin-like molybdotransferase Glp — protein sequence MRQLLIVAVLQVQANVDRDENKMRTVQEQLGAVLSMVGQVEPLDVVLTDAAGSILAADIVVQENVPARDLAACDGYAVRTQDLVGTSKTAPAMLPVAHTVTDVMADPLRLVEFQSIAVTTGTALPIGADAIVPMSLTDRGDSRVNIYGSVAAGANIWVTGSDVRAQEVALKAGTRLGARQIAFAAGLGYQRIRVHPAPRVVVLPIGDELVLPGSRKPGVFDANGPSLRTAIQDVGGVAIQVAPMVDDIGRLREAIEDQLVRADMLITTGGLSEGPNDTLRDVLSPMGTMRFDHIAMMPGKNQGYGRLLANSFDPEATDTIPMYALPGHPAAAQISFEVFVRPVLRTMAGYSDLYRPSIAAKSVESWKSPVGIRQFVPAIVTGSPDEGYQFTPVGDPTRIEDVTMGALSRANALAVVPEDQDRVTSGSQLFCLILGD from the coding sequence GTGCGGCAATTATTGATTGTCGCAGTGCTTCAGGTTCAAGCCAATGTAGACCGGGATGAAAATAAGATGCGAACAGTTCAAGAGCAACTCGGGGCAGTGCTCTCAATGGTCGGGCAAGTAGAACCACTTGACGTGGTTTTGACGGATGCCGCCGGCAGCATCTTGGCCGCAGACATTGTGGTGCAAGAGAACGTGCCCGCTCGAGACCTTGCCGCATGCGATGGTTACGCGGTGCGCACCCAGGATCTGGTGGGCACTTCGAAGACCGCCCCGGCCATGTTGCCTGTTGCGCATACCGTGACGGACGTTATGGCCGACCCTTTGCGATTGGTCGAGTTTCAGTCCATTGCGGTTACCACGGGAACGGCGCTGCCCATTGGGGCAGACGCTATCGTGCCCATGAGCCTGACCGACCGCGGGGATTCCCGGGTCAACATTTATGGCAGCGTAGCTGCCGGTGCCAATATTTGGGTCACCGGGTCTGACGTTCGCGCCCAAGAGGTCGCCCTTAAGGCCGGTACCAGATTGGGAGCACGGCAGATCGCGTTTGCAGCGGGCCTAGGTTACCAACGGATCCGAGTACACCCTGCGCCGCGTGTGGTGGTGCTGCCCATTGGAGACGAGCTGGTCCTGCCGGGGTCCCGGAAGCCCGGAGTTTTCGATGCCAATGGCCCTTCGCTGCGTACCGCGATTCAGGATGTGGGTGGCGTTGCCATCCAGGTAGCGCCAATGGTCGATGATATTGGTCGCTTGCGCGAGGCGATTGAGGATCAACTGGTCCGTGCCGACATGCTCATCACCACGGGTGGCTTGAGCGAGGGCCCAAACGACACTCTGCGTGATGTCTTAAGCCCAATGGGCACCATGCGGTTTGACCATATTGCGATGATGCCCGGCAAGAACCAGGGCTATGGGCGCCTGCTGGCCAACAGTTTTGACCCCGAAGCAACCGATACCATTCCCATGTACGCACTGCCCGGGCATCCGGCCGCCGCGCAAATCAGTTTTGAAGTGTTTGTGCGACCGGTTCTACGGACCATGGCGGGATACTCGGATCTGTACCGACCTTCAATCGCAGCTAAGTCGGTTGAATCTTGGAAGTCCCCGGTTGGTATCCGACAGTTTGTTCCAGCAATTGTGACCGGTTCCCCCGATGAGGGGTACCAGTTCACCCCGGTTGGTGACCCAACTAGGATTGAAGACGTCACCATGGGGGCGCTCTCCCGTGCCAACGCACTGGCCGTGGTGCCCGAAGATCAGGACCGGGTGACGTCCGGATCCCAACTCTTCTGTCTCATTTTGGGGGACTAG
- a CDS encoding phospholipid carrier-dependent glycosyltransferase, whose amino-acid sequence MDISKGETILAQDAALANEPVDQDGENHGETRRSSSLGERRPQNYEILLSRLFSARFLSLGRTAQDRLWGWLGPLLIAVFAGVIRFIRLGTPGSLVFDETYYVKGAYTLLRNGFENDWPDDPNEAWNAGFLDGYLPAADYVVHPPLGKWMITFGMWLGDPANAFFWRFSTAIVSVIAVFLIARAGRAMFGSTAFGLVAGGLFAIDGVAIVHARTGLLDSFLMFFVVVAFALLIKDRQWRRERLAKLCADRLSAGFALGQYGPRLGWGWYRFFAALSLGLATGVKWSGAYYVAVFCVVAVLWDAAARYQVGIKKWLVGAFLRDALPSAAIMVPTAIAGYGLAWTSWFINPNSYGRQWGAQNPAEYWSWLPGFFNAPLDALRSLIHYHQGVLNFHTGLTSEHTYEAKAWGWLLQIRPTSFFWEKSARGENGCSSSECASAVTSIGNPLIWWIGTAAFLIAIFLLVRKFDWRAGAIVAGIAAGWVPWLFFPDRTIFTFYTIVFAPFMYLAVAYLALVIWERWGTDPVTRGRVKIWFVAVAGLIVVVSVFFYPVWTGIQVPMWFWQMHNWLPTWV is encoded by the coding sequence GTGGACATTTCCAAAGGTGAAACAATTTTGGCTCAGGATGCAGCTTTGGCGAACGAGCCCGTGGATCAAGACGGCGAAAATCATGGTGAAACTCGGCGAAGCAGCTCGCTTGGGGAGCGCCGACCTCAGAATTATGAGATTCTTCTCAGCAGGTTATTCTCGGCGCGTTTCCTCTCCCTAGGCCGGACCGCGCAGGATCGACTGTGGGGTTGGCTGGGGCCGTTATTGATCGCTGTCTTTGCCGGCGTTATCAGGTTCATACGGCTAGGTACCCCCGGATCGCTTGTTTTTGATGAGACCTACTACGTCAAGGGCGCCTACACGCTCCTGCGGAACGGCTTTGAGAACGACTGGCCGGACGATCCCAACGAAGCGTGGAACGCGGGCTTCCTTGACGGTTACCTGCCCGCCGCCGATTACGTAGTGCACCCACCACTGGGCAAGTGGATGATCACCTTTGGCATGTGGCTGGGAGATCCTGCCAACGCCTTCTTCTGGCGGTTTTCAACCGCGATTGTCTCCGTGATCGCGGTGTTCCTCATTGCCCGGGCGGGCCGGGCCATGTTTGGGTCAACCGCCTTTGGGTTGGTCGCCGGTGGCCTGTTTGCCATCGATGGGGTTGCCATTGTCCATGCGCGGACCGGGCTACTTGATTCCTTTTTGATGTTCTTCGTTGTGGTGGCGTTTGCCCTGCTCATTAAGGACCGGCAGTGGCGGCGCGAGCGGCTGGCAAAGTTATGTGCGGACCGCCTCAGTGCCGGGTTTGCTCTGGGGCAATACGGGCCCCGCTTGGGCTGGGGTTGGTATCGCTTCTTTGCCGCCCTCAGTTTGGGCTTGGCAACCGGTGTGAAGTGGTCCGGTGCGTACTACGTCGCCGTGTTCTGTGTCGTGGCGGTTCTGTGGGACGCGGCCGCACGCTACCAGGTAGGGATCAAGAAATGGTTGGTTGGGGCTTTTCTTCGCGATGCCCTCCCATCTGCCGCGATCATGGTTCCGACCGCGATTGCCGGGTACGGGTTGGCTTGGACCAGTTGGTTTATCAATCCCAACTCCTATGGACGCCAATGGGGCGCTCAGAACCCCGCTGAGTACTGGTCGTGGCTGCCGGGCTTTTTCAACGCTCCGCTCGATGCACTGCGTTCCCTGATTCATTACCACCAGGGCGTGCTCAACTTTCATACCGGGCTCACCTCCGAGCACACCTATGAGGCTAAGGCTTGGGGGTGGCTGCTCCAGATCAGGCCCACCTCGTTCTTCTGGGAGAAATCCGCACGCGGTGAGAATGGCTGCTCCTCTTCTGAGTGTGCCTCCGCGGTCACGTCGATTGGTAACCCGCTGATTTGGTGGATTGGCACCGCCGCGTTCTTGATCGCAATCTTTTTGCTTGTGCGAAAGTTTGATTGGCGCGCTGGTGCGATCGTTGCCGGTATCGCTGCCGGTTGGGTCCCCTGGTTGTTCTTCCCGGACCGTACCATCTTTACCTTCTACACCATTGTCTTTGCACCGTTCATGTACCTAGCGGTCGCCTACCTGGCCCTTGTCATTTGGGAACGCTGGGGCACAGATCCCGTCACCCGAGGGCGGGTCAAGATCTGGTTCGTGGCTGTGGCCGGGTTAATCGTTGTGGTGAGTGTCTTCTTCTACCCGGTATGGACCGGCATTCAAGTACCCATGTGGTTCTGGCAGATGCACAACTGGTTACCTACTTGGGTGTAA
- the mscL gene encoding large conductance mechanosensitive channel protein MscL, producing the protein MKNVLTGFKDFILRGSVLDLAIGIVIGGAFAALVDSLVHNFISPLIAMFFGKPDFSSALILVINKAEFRFGAILTEIVNFVAIGAAIYFVVVLPMNKLQERRKAGLEITSEDPSADVALLTEIRDLLAQQNGSKSN; encoded by the coding sequence ATGAAGAACGTACTAACAGGTTTTAAGGACTTCATTCTGCGCGGCAGTGTCCTAGATCTAGCAATCGGTATTGTAATCGGTGGCGCCTTTGCCGCGCTGGTAGACAGTTTGGTGCATAACTTTATTTCGCCGCTGATCGCCATGTTCTTTGGCAAGCCAGACTTCAGTTCTGCACTCATCTTGGTCATCAATAAAGCCGAATTCAGGTTTGGTGCAATCCTGACTGAGATAGTGAATTTCGTCGCAATCGGTGCAGCAATCTACTTTGTTGTTGTGCTGCCCATGAATAAACTCCAGGAACGCCGCAAAGCGGGTCTCGAAATTACCTCTGAGGATCCTTCAGCTGATGTAGCCCTGCTGACCGAGATCCGCGACCTGCTGGCCCAGCAGAATGGCTCCAAGAGCAACTAG
- a CDS encoding SAF domain-containing protein, whose protein sequence is MPKLFGSQSGPHPVHTANHSGAGHPSSLSRLSRTVSLALWRWRSLWILGGTATVLSGLLLLAQPSGAGITEVVVAKTDLALGTVLSASDLSTHTVDIDPVLLGQTLSKPEIIGAKVGVPLTAGALIRSGDLVAQDVFSGAPAGSVFTVVSIENAGILDYLTPGMRLDLLGSSPGALPGESTYSAVLAQRVVVIALGANDGTNLEDAPSASPWSQDSGSPANFNTVLVATTSTESKALASGASWQGVHAVIVQ, encoded by the coding sequence ATGCCCAAACTTTTTGGCTCTCAATCCGGGCCTCATCCGGTTCACACCGCTAACCATTCCGGCGCAGGCCACCCGTCTTCGCTGAGCCGGCTGAGCCGCACTGTCAGTTTGGCCCTTTGGCGTTGGCGTTCACTTTGGATCTTGGGTGGCACCGCCACGGTCCTTTCCGGACTATTATTATTAGCCCAACCCAGCGGAGCTGGGATCACCGAGGTTGTCGTAGCTAAGACCGACCTTGCTTTGGGTACGGTCTTAAGCGCTTCCGATTTATCCACGCACACCGTAGATATTGACCCAGTATTACTGGGCCAGACCCTGAGTAAGCCGGAGATAATCGGGGCTAAAGTCGGGGTCCCCCTCACCGCCGGTGCGCTCATACGATCAGGCGATCTGGTCGCCCAGGACGTCTTCTCCGGTGCCCCTGCCGGGTCGGTTTTCACGGTGGTAAGCATTGAGAACGCCGGTATTCTCGACTATCTCACCCCTGGAATGCGGCTTGATCTGTTGGGAAGTTCTCCCGGAGCCCTTCCCGGCGAAAGCACCTATTCGGCCGTATTAGCACAGCGGGTGGTAGTTATCGCCCTCGGGGCCAATGATGGCACCAACCTAGAAGATGCACCATCCGCATCCCCGTGGTCCCAAGACTCCGGTTCTCCTGCGAATTTCAATACCGTTTTGGTCGCCACTACCTCTACTGAGTCTAAAGCCCTTGCCTCCGGTGCTAGTTGGCAAGGAGTACATGCGGTTATCGTTCAGTGA
- a CDS encoding GNAT family protein → MSFFTRVANTHWPVTLREDEIHGPPYGSLIMRPLKTSDRTQWYAARTMNQDWLAPWEASTPQVPGQKPAKALTFAQYVRSQDRAARTGDSLSFVLIVDGILAGQLSVASITYGSLRGASIGYWVSRDVAGRGVAPTAVALAVDYCFEQLHLHRIEINIRPENHASLRVVEKLGLRDEGLRKNYLHIQGQWADHRTFAVTSTEVPRGLLRRWRDQTEQ, encoded by the coding sequence ATGAGTTTCTTTACCCGGGTGGCAAACACCCACTGGCCCGTTACGCTGCGTGAAGATGAGATCCACGGGCCGCCATACGGTTCCCTCATCATGCGCCCGTTGAAAACCTCGGATCGAACCCAGTGGTATGCGGCGCGAACCATGAATCAAGACTGGCTGGCCCCGTGGGAGGCCTCAACCCCGCAGGTTCCAGGCCAAAAACCAGCTAAAGCGCTGACCTTTGCCCAATACGTCCGCAGCCAAGATCGCGCTGCCCGCACGGGCGACAGTTTGTCGTTTGTCCTCATTGTGGATGGCATCTTAGCGGGCCAACTCTCCGTGGCATCGATAACCTATGGATCACTGCGCGGAGCCAGCATTGGCTACTGGGTGAGCCGCGACGTTGCCGGGCGAGGAGTAGCCCCAACTGCGGTTGCGCTCGCGGTGGATTACTGTTTTGAACAGTTGCACCTGCACCGGATCGAAATCAATATTCGGCCAGAAAATCATGCCAGTTTAAGGGTCGTGGAGAAACTTGGATTGCGCGATGAAGGACTGCGTAAAAACTACCTACACATCCAGGGACAGTGGGCAGATCACCGGACGTTCGCGGTAACCTCAACCGAGGTTCCGCGAGGGCTATTGCGCAGATGGCGTGACCAAACTGAGCAGTAG
- a CDS encoding isochorismatase family protein produces MTEIQPRRALLVVDVQPTFCEGGALGVSGGNDVANRIAKFADRNRDKYTLVATTQDWHIDPGDHFSDTPDFIDSWPPHGVAGTEEAELHPALEILDLDVSVKKGQYAAAYSGFEGTAPNGDTLAAILLDAAIEEVDVVGLAESHCVKATALDALELGLKVRVFSDLTVPVTEDQGVVARQELADAGVEQTLSTSV; encoded by the coding sequence ATGACTGAGATCCAGCCCAGAAGGGCTCTCCTGGTTGTTGATGTTCAACCCACGTTTTGTGAAGGTGGCGCGCTCGGCGTCAGCGGAGGCAACGACGTTGCTAACCGCATTGCCAAGTTTGCAGACCGCAACCGCGACAAGTACACCCTCGTAGCCACCACCCAGGATTGGCACATTGATCCGGGTGACCACTTCAGTGACACCCCCGACTTTATTGATTCCTGGCCGCCTCACGGGGTCGCCGGAACCGAAGAGGCCGAGCTGCACCCGGCCCTTGAAATCTTGGACCTTGACGTCAGCGTCAAGAAGGGCCAGTACGCTGCCGCCTATTCCGGGTTCGAAGGCACCGCCCCAAACGGTGACACCTTGGCCGCGATTCTTCTTGACGCAGCGATTGAAGAAGTTGACGTTGTTGGTCTTGCCGAGTCCCACTGCGTCAAGGCAACTGCCCTAGATGCACTCGAGTTGGGCTTGAAGGTTAGGGTCTTTAGTGACCTGACCGTTCCGGTCACCGAGGACCAGGGCGTCGTGGCTCGTCAAGAACTTGCCGATGCCGGAGTTGAGCAAACACTTTCGACTTCCGTCTAG